CCATATTTATGATCTCATTGACTACTGGCTTGGGTGTATAGTCTCTATTGAACAACAAGGGATAATCTGTACGTCCTCTCACTGGCCAGCCATTTTTCCATGAATCCCCATCTTGAATCCCCCAAAGGGTTACTCTGGAAATTTTATCATGGTGTTTCAAAAATAACTTAAAAAATTCAATGTATCGTTGGTCAAATTTGCGCTTCACATCTTCCGGCAATCCTTCTGTAAATGGATTTAAATATTGCTGATATTCTACATTGGTAGCCAAATCTGCACCCATATCCCTTCGCGGTGCCGGCAATACAGTTAAGTCAAGTTCGGTAATCATTACGGAAACCCCCAGTTTGGAAAAAGCCAAAATACTTTTTTCAAATTCTTCCACTGTTGGATAATCCAACCCTATATGACCTTGCATTCCAATACCATGGATAGGAACGCCTTGTTCTTGAAGATTTTTAACCATCTTGACAACCCCTTCTCTTTTACCGGGATTGGCCATGGAATAGTCATTGTAATAGAGTTCTGCATCCGGATCAGCTTCATGCGCAAATTGGAATGCCAACTTCACAAAATCCTCTCCCAAGATTTGATAAAATTTACTGTTCCTCCAGGATCCATCATCCAAAATAGTTTCATTCACCACATCCCATCCATTGATTTTACCTTTGTATCTCCCAACTACAGTATAAATATGGTCTTTCATTCGTTGAGTCAATACTTCAGGACTTACATCATTTCCTTCGTCGTCAGTAAAAAACCATTTAGGGGCCTGTGAATGCCAAATTAAGGTATGACCTACCATGTGGTAATTCCCTTCCATCCCGAGTTCTACAAAACGGTCTGCCATAGTAAAATTAAAATTGCCCTCTGTGGGTTGGAGGGGACCACTTTTCATAACGTTTTCTGCTACAATCGAATTGAAATGTTGACGCAATAATTCCAAACCTTTCTTATCTGTTCCGTTGATATGGCGATGATTAAGCGCAGCTCCGAACAAGAACTTTCCTTCAAAAGCACTCTTTAAAAGTAATTCCTCATTACCATATTTACGTTCACCGAAAGAAAAAGAAAAGAGTAAGAAAAGAGATGAAAGTGTTAAAATTTTAAGAAGACCGAATGTTTTCATAGGTTAAAGGTTTTGAAATTTCAGTAGTTTAGATTGAAGTAAGGAAGACAGTTTTTTACGGTTATGCTCACTAAACCAAATGTTTACAAGTTATAAACAAGCTTCAGGATATTATTCTTAATGCATAGGACTTTAGGAATCTCCTTTAGAGTAATGATTCTCTGACATAAAGAGTTTATAATTTACTTTTTCAGCACCGTTGGAAATGATTTTGTCCACAAGGGTATCATTACAAAAAAGTTTACATAAACCTAGAAAAACAAAACATAACCGTTGAATGATGCTTGAATAATAAATAATCAGAAACCTTTTTACAACAGGGATTAGTAAATAAGCACAAAGAAAATGATTGGGTAGAAGGTTTAGATTTCAACCCTCTACCCAAACTTTAATAGGAAAGATTATCTATCCAACCCTTGGGCCACACCGGCATAAGCATGCTTACGGTTAAGTGAACTTGTCCAAAGGCCAGCCCTAGCAGCATCTGTACCATCAATTGGAGCAGAGAAAGTCACCCCAAAGCGCTGATTGGCAGGAACCAAGGTCATGTAGTAATCAATAACTTCTCTATAAATCTGTCCTTGATTGATAAGTGCGACCAAAGATGGATTAGTATCATTTAATCGTACTTCCAAAGCACTGATTTTTATCTTCTTACCAGTAGCTGCCAACAATCTAAACATAGCAGCTACATTTTCAAGGTTGGAGTTAGGGTTCAAAATGATCTTTGCTGCAATACCGTCCACTTTTCCTCCATTTTGTTCTATATAGGCAACATAGTCTATCAAAGCTTGGCACTTGGCAAGATTTGACTCCATACCACTTTCACTGATAAACAGAATATCGGAAGGATTCCCATGTTGACGCGCCAATTTGAACGCTTCAACCGCATAGTCTTTTCCAAGGAAATCCTGCCAATAAAATTCTCCATCCCCCAATGTCAATCCTACCCCCGTACGGATTTGACTTGGATTGGACTCACTAATTGGATCAGAAACTACTTCTCTTACAGTTATCGAATTTCTAGTCTGAGATACAAATTGGCTAATCCAATTTTGCATTTGACTTGAAATAATAGAGGTTTTTTCGAAAGCTGTTTTTTCTACAATTGTTGTCGATCCTCCAGAGTTGGAAGCACTTGATAGGACTACCTGATCAATGAATACTGTACCCGCAAATTCACCATAGCTGATAATAAATCGATTCCTATCACTAGCACTTACAGTAGTGGTCAAGGTAACAAATCTCCAGTCAGTGGTAACAAACACCTGACCAAAACCATCAGAAGAAAAGTTTGGACTTTGCAATTCTGGACGGATAACCCCTTCGGCATCCCCTCTTACCCAGAAACTCAAGCGATAAGTCTCACCGTTGTTGACGGGAGCAGCAAGTTGGTAAAGTGTTTGTACCTCCCAGAATCCACCTGTTCTCGAAGGATTGGTCACAAAGAAAGCTCTACCTTGATTTCCAACACCCAAACCGTCTTCTGTTACTCCACGGACAGAGTTATTTCCCCATCCTCCCCAAGCAATGCCATTTTCAAAATCTCCATTTGAAATCAAGTTATTGATTAATGGCTCACCTTCAAGGTCATACACATACAGATTATTGATATCCAAATAGTAAGTAACTCCAGGAAGATAGCCTAATTCCAGGTTAAAACGGAAAGAATCACCGGTGAAATCATTAATCCTAAATCGAACTTCTCTCCAAGAAATACCCGTGGTAAAAAATTCAGTTGCAGTACCGGTACCATCCCAAGCCAATGCAGGTTCATTGTTACTCAATCCTTCAAAAGTAAATCTTCCCTGACCAGGCAGATCAGATTTGATATATGCAATCACTTCATAGGTTTTTCCAGGGATAATAGAAATAGTTGGTGAACTAAACTTCAAATCTTCCGGACTTGATGCAGTAGAACCCGCCACCAGCTTAATTCCAGGAGTATTAGTCCCCATTCCTTGATTGGGTTCGAAGGTAACACCCGAAGTAAAAGACCATTGATTCAATATCCCACTGGAAAGCTCACCAATATTCAATTCATTTTGAAAAGCGGGGGAATTAACAATGAGTGGAGAAAGAAGACCGTTCAAAAACCCAGAGTTTTGATTTCTATGCCAAATTAAAGGGCTTCCAAACACATTCATTTCTTTTGACCCTGCTAATTCCAATAAGGATTGGACTGGTGCCAAATTTAGGTTACCGTTGGTCCCGACAATGGAACGGTGGTCCATTCCGGATGTTGGAATAAATTCATTGAAATTCCGATTCATCAATCGAAAACGAACCCCTTGATTGGTATAATCCGTCATTGGTAAGGATACCCCTAACCTGAAGTCAGGATTATTCATTTCCTCCAAATATGTCAATAAATCAGGCAGGATATTGATTTCTTCTTGGATTTCAATACTCAATGGTTTCTCAACTTGAAAATCATCCAACGCTCCAAAATCAGCACAGGAAGCTAAACCTAGCACCCCAATCATACCAACTGAATAGAAAATTTTTTTCATAAACAAATAATCTTAACGCACTACAGGATTGAAAAACTCTAAACCAACACCACGATTTCTCATCACCAATGTATCTCTGGTGGACATACTCATCGTGGGCATATCTAGCTCATATTGCAAATACAAGGCGTCTCTGTCTTGATTCCCCCAGCTTCTTTTTTCGCCTCTTTTCACAAATTGACCAGAACCAGTGGCAGTTACGCCTGGTGTAGTAGAAGTTACAGTACAATTCCCTTGGTTATTGAAGGTAAGTCTTAGATTTATTTGCTGATTGACTCCTCCAGCATCCTGAATTTCTAGCGGAAAATCCAGTGTTGTCAATGATTGCGTTTGGAGTGTTTTTAATTCATCTAATTCTACAAAACGCTCTCTTCTGACAACTTGGCGGGACAAATTCTCATTACCGGGTTTACCGATGATGTTATCCACCCCTCTTCTCAAATAGATACCATGCCATTCATTTACATACTTAACAGCATAAAGAACAAAATCCTTTGGCGCTGCTTCCCAATCACCAATCACATGTCTATTAGGATTTGGAAGCGGAGACCGGCCTCTTAGTACAGAATCAACATTCGTAGCAGAAACAATTCTCAAGGGAAATACATAAGTATTTTGGATAGCTTCAGGGTCATTGAAAAAGGCCCCTGTAAGTTGAATCTCCAGTCCTCCTATTATGGACCCACGAGGGATTGTGATAACAGGTTCGGCCATTTGAAAATATTCTGTAGGAAGCACCTTTACTTCCCTTCCCCCTTGAGAAAACAAGAGGTTTTCCGCAAGTGAAGGGTCATAAGCTACCTCTAAACGAATGTTATTTCGATTGTTGTAAACCCCACCAGTGGTCGCCATAATTCTGAACTTCTGTTCATTATCAAGTGTGGTATCAAAAATATCTTCACCAAGGGTTATGGTACGTACCGGATATTGATGAGCAAAATACACACTCTGGAAATCAAAATCCGGGAATTGCCATTCGTCGTTCACGCAGGAACTTAAGCAGACAATTGAGATTAGAAGTATTATTAATTTTTTCATGTTATTTTTCTTTCGGCTTTGAAAATTACCTTTCACTTACAACTTACCAGCCTGTATTTTGACGGAGTGCACTATATTTCAATAGCTCACTCAAAGGGACTGGTCCATAAACCATATGCTGACCAAAAACCCTGTTTTGGACATTGATCTCCTGGTATGTATTGTTTTGAATTCTCATGCCTCTAGCTGGCTCTGTCAAATTCAAATTCCATCTTCTCAAATCCCAGAATCTAAAACCTTCAAAACAAAGTTCTAACCTCCGCTCATTTCTGATCAATTCCCTCATAGCATCTTTATCATTTTTAATGGACTCCAGGTATGCATCACCGTTGGCTAGGCCTATACCAGCGCGCTGACGGATAGCCTTGATTACATCATAGGCAGAGAATCCAAATGAACCTGTTGCCATTGGCCCCCATGCTTCATTGGCTGCTTCCGCATAAATCAGGTAGAGCTCCGTATAGCGGATCCTTGGCATGACATGCAATTGGCCATTGACAGAGACAGGGTTCAAATTGACATCTTGTCTCAACAGCTTTCTCATGTAATAACCAGTTCGGGTCGAAACTTCCACCCTGTTGATACCATCATTTGTCCCACCATCGGCAGTAGTGTTGATTACCTGATTATTAGGTCCTGCTGTACTTCCATTTCGAATAATGAAGTGATTGAAACGAGGGTCTCTGTTAGCATAAGGATTAGCTGGATCATAGCTACTGTTTGGATGAGTGATCGGATATCCATCTATGGAAGGAAAAGCATCTACCAAATTTTGGGTAGGGTTTAAAAGTCCACTACCAAATTGAGTTGGAGGGAAATGCTGAGCTTCCAGGTTGCTTGAAGGTCCACCCAAAGAAGTTCTCCACAAAATTTCACGCTGATTGACGCCCCCTCCTAAATTGTTGATTTCTGCCACGTTGGTGTACCATGTTAAGCCTGTTGGGGATATTCCCGAAACACCTCCGTTCAAGGCCAATACTTGACCAGCATAATTCGCAGCGTCTTCCCAAGTAGTACTATTTCCTTGACTAAAGGCAGGACTTGCAGCCATTAGTGCTGCTTGAGCCCGTACCGCCATTGCAATTCTTCCACTCATCAATTGTCTTGCATCTTCCCCAAAAACTCGGTTGTAGTCATTTCGAGAAGCGCCTATAGCCCTGTATCGCTCTGGTACATCGGCTTCTGTTGCAATGTTTTCATAATCCAAGGGTAACAATTCAAGGGCTCTTTCCACATCCACATAAATTTGTCTCATGCACTCTTCAAATGTAATTCTTGGAAGATTGAACTGAGAGTTAAGATTTTGCGAATCCGTAAAAATTTGAACCCCTAGCAATTGTCCATCAGCAAAACCACCATGTGCCTGCAGCAAATGATACATAAATAGCGCACGAAGGCCGAGGGCTTCACCGATTATCCTATCTGCAAACATGCGGTCCAGCATAGGATTATTTACCGTAAAGGTGACCTTCTCCGCCGTTTCAATCATCAGATTAATGTATTGTATTGCGGCTTTGGCATTTGTCCATTGATTCAAGGGGTTATTATCAGAAGCCCACTGGCCACTTGCCATGTTAAAAAAGGCGTTGTTTTCATTATTGGCTACAGCATCATCTGTGGCCATATCATTAAATGACCAACTATTTCTAGGAATACGGGCATAGGCATTGATAATCAAACCTTGAGCAAACCTTGGTTCATTATAACTACTCTCCAGATCTCTGTTGTTCTGGATAGCAGGTTCAAACAAATCATCGCAGGCAGTATTGAAAATAACTACCGTAGCAAGCAATCCCAGTATATTTTTGATATTTTTCATGTATTTCGGTTATTAAAACTGAGCAGCTAAACCTAAATTAAAGAAGTGTGTTTGGGGTGCAGAGCCGATATTGGTCGTAAGAATTTTACGGTTAGGCCCAAGCGTTAAAAGATTTACCCCATTGATGTACACATCCATTCCTCTGATAAATGAACTTGCAAACAACTTGTCAGATGGTAATCGGTACGTAATCTGAACCCTGGAAAGGTCAAAACGATCCGTACTATAAAGCCAGAAATCAGAGTTCCTGAAGTTATTCGCGCCATTTAATGTGGTGAGACGAGGATAGGTTGCTGTTTCCGCTGTTTGTGGTGTCCATCTATCTCTGACTACTTCGGAATATTTGGCATCTCCTGCAATCCAGAAATAAGAGCTGTTTCTCATCGCATAAGCACCACTTCTCCACATGCCCAAGGCAAAAAGGGTGAAGTTTTTCCAGTTTGCTGTAATATTCAACCCGGTTGTCAAAGGGGCTCCAAACCATCCACCTCTACCCAAGAAAACTTCATCCTGAGGGGTAATTCTATTATCCCCGTTTTGATCAATATACCGTATATCTCCTGGTGCCACCTCACCAAAAATTTGAACAGGCGCAGAGGCTATTTCGCCAGTACTGCCAAAGAAACCAGCATTTCTTAGACCCCAAATAGCATCAATCGGTTTACCGCTTCTGATTTGATATTCATCTAGCCAGTTTTCGCCTCTCTGAAGCGCTTTAGTAGCATAATAAGTACCTACTAACCCTACATTCAGTTTAACTGCGCCCACTTGTTGATTTACATTTAAGTTGAAATCGAATCCTGTGCGCTGATCGCTATTGTAGTTCTCAAAAGGAATGAAGGAAGACACCGGAAAACCTGTAGTAAAGTAACTAGGGTAGATATCACTCCTTTGAACCAGCAAACCGGTCATTCGGCTGAAAAAAGCAGAACCTGAGAAGAATAATTTGTTATTGAAGAAAGAACCTTCAATTCCAAAGTTTATTTCTTCTCTTTTTGGAAACCTCATTCCTGGATTGGCTCCTCTTCTTGAAATGGTGGTGATGTTATTCAATCCATCTTTCCAGGTGTAGAAAACAGTACCGTCACCTTGTTGTGTAAATACTTGTTCATACAGATAATAATCCGTGATATCTAAATCTGTGTGAACAATACCACCAGAAACAGAAAGTAATAAATTGTTGACTATTGAGGAATTTTTAAGAAACTCCTCATTACTTATTCTCCAACCCAAAGAACCTGTTGGGGAAAATGCCTGTCTGTTATTCTCGGGAAGTCTTGCAGAATGAATTATTGCACCATTGAATTCAGCCAAAAACCGGTTTTGGAAACTATAACCAAGATGTATACCTAGATTGGCATTGCTTATCCGATGATACAACTGGGAAACTCCGGTTTGAAATCCTCCGGCCACCAACATGGCGGAAATTTCATGCTTTTTTTCTATTATAGTATGGTAGTTAAGTTGAGCAGACATTGACAAAGTCTGCTGAAACCTGTTCCCGCTGATATTTTGAGTTCTGGTACTGGCATCTTGACCGAATCTAGTCAAGCTTGTTATCAAATCCTTACCCGCATAATTATTCCAAACCGGCTGATAAACAGCGTATTGGTTATTAAAGGCTAGTGTGTAGGATGTCTGATAATCCAATCCAAACCTGTAATTAAAGGTCAAACCTTTTAAAACATTTCTCAAGTCAGCGTTGACTCCAGTATTGAATTGATATTGTCTACTGGTAAAGACGTTGGAACCACCGGCATAAATATCTGCAATCGGGTTAGTCTGCTCTAATTGGGTACCTCCTAACAGGTATTGGCCACCGATGACATGGCTACTGTTACGAATAAAATTCTGAGACACCTCATCATCCTCCTCAATCATACTGATAGGTACTAGAGGAGAGAACCTGTTTGGACGAATAGTTGCAGCGCCTTGCCAATAATTAGTATTCACTCCTTTTCCATTGTAAATAATCACCGCTGCATCCGCAAAACCGGAAATGTAATTATTGAAATTCATATCTACATTTCCCCTGACATTGAATCTTTCGTTTCGATTGTTGGTCGCCTGACCAAAGTTGAGAAAACTACCTTCAGACATCATACCCAAATTTGTGTAATAGCGTGCTTTGTCAGAGCCGCCACCAATTTCAAGTATTGCATCATGCCTACTGAATGCTTTTTGTAGGTAATCTGTTGAATAGAAATCCAAATTCGGATAACGGTAAGGGTTGGTACCAGCCGCATGATTAAAGATTTCCTCCTGAGTGAACAAAGGCTGCAAGCCATCATTCACACGGGCTTCATTAAATAATGTCATGTATTCAGCAGAGCCCAAATATTTGGGAATCTCACGGGCTACATGAACACCTGTGTTGGCTCTTACATTGATGTATTGCCTTCCTACACTTCCTCTTTTGGTGGTTACCATGATCACACCCTTAGCAGCACGGCTTCCATATAAAGCAACCGCAGAAGCTCCTTTTAAGAAAGTAATCTGCTCGATTTCTATGGGCATCACACTGCCAGGATCTCTTGGAACTCCATCTACCAATAATAAGTATTCATTATTTCCCCAGATGTTACCATGGAAACCTGGTGCGAAACCTTCCATATTGTCCAAGGTCCATGTGAAATAATTTTTCTCCAACAATTCGGGGATGTTAACAAAGGATATTCCTCCCAACAAATTGGACCTGTCTTTCACTTGATAAGCGGTATTCACTTGTCTAGATTCCCACTCAGGTATTAAAATGATATCATTTATTTGGCCTGAAAGGCGCATTACCTTTGTTTCATAGCCATTTAATTTGAAAATCACCAAACTGTTGGGAATAACCTCAATATCAAAAAAACCCTGGGCATTAGTTGTTCCTAAGACTTCTTCTTGTTCATCCAAGATAAAAACATCTGGAACCGGTTCTCCTTTGGTATCCTTCACGGACGCCTGTATCCGAATTGTTTGATTAGCCTGAGCTAAGAGCAGAATGGGACTACTCATCAGCATCAATACCAATAGCCATATGATATGTTTATATTTCATTAGTGCTTTTAGAAAATGTTGAACTTGATTTTTTTACCAACCTGGATTTTGTCGGAATTCAGGATACAAAGTCACATCAGAAACTTTTAGTGGTAACCAATAATGTCTTTCTGCAAGCGGTCTTTCCAACAGAACTTCCTCCCTGAAATTCAACACCCGCATGTTTGTAGGATCGCCTCCTAAAGTAGACTCGGGAGCACGGGTAAACTCAATTGAAGTTTTGAGCGTATAAGGTCTTTCGATTAATTGCATCCACCTTCTCAAATCATTGAACCGATGCCTTTCAAAAGCTAACTCAACAGCGCGTTCTCTCTTTATCTCATTTAAGAATACATCCACAGATGTTTGGAATTTTGGAAGGACTCCAGGCATTCCTGCTCTTTCTCTGATTACATTCACTGCCTCAAGTGCAGATTTATTAAAATTTGAAGAACGTGCCTGCACCGAATTATGCCCCATCAAAGCCGCTTCTGCATACATCAAATACACATCTGCCAATCGGAGGTAAGGAACATTCAAGTGAAGTGCTGCACCGAAGGCAAAAGCATTATCATAGGCATTGGCCGTCAAAGGGACAAACTTTCTATTCAAATAACCTGTAGGACTTCCAGAAACAGCACCTCTGTAACTACCCCCTGTGAATAGATTCGCATATCGGTTATCTTCTTGATTGGGGGGCATGGAGCCTTGTACCACCTGTACACCATCAAATACTACAGTTTTATAAAAGCGCGGATCTCGGCCCCTGAATGGGAACTCCGGATTGTAACCAGACTCTGGGTCTGCTTTTGTTATGTCGGTAGGCAGGGGAAGACCATTTGCCATCCCGAAGTTTTGATTGATATAGTTGGCTGTTGGTACAAACTTAGTCGCATCCCCATCTACAATGATGGAAGGAAAATACTGTTTAGTAATACCCCAATTGGACTGGTCTCCTGACCAATATAAAGATCTGAAAATCGTTTCGGTACCGCCGGATAATGCCCAATTTTGACCCATGGTGTAAAACAAACTATGCCAACGGTCAAAAGGCATCAGCGCATATTGGGTTTGGCCACTCTCCACTAAATTGAGCAATTCACCGAATGCTTCGGCAGAACGGCGAGCAAAGTCAGTATTGTATGTTCTACTACCAGTAGATTCGAAATTCATCAATGGGCTCGCCGCATATAAGAGGTTTTTACCCAAGTAGGCCAAAGCCATGATTTTATTTATTCTTAATTCATTTCTACCCAAGGTCCGCCTTCCTGCTGTGATGTTATCCCAATTAATGGGTAACAAATCTGCTGCTCTTCTTAGGTCAGCCGCTACTTTTTCAGCACTTTGATGATAATTCAAACGTGCTTCTCGCAACTGCTGATCTCCAGGCAATACCCTGTCAATGTACGGAAGACCGCCAACATGTTGTATCAACATGAAGTGAAACCAACCTCTGAAGAAAAGAAGTTGTCCTTCAATTAGAGCACGTT
This Cecembia calidifontis DNA region includes the following protein-coding sequences:
- a CDS encoding RagB/SusD family nutrient uptake outer membrane protein; translation: MKNIKNILGLLATVVIFNTACDDLFEPAIQNNRDLESSYNEPRFAQGLIINAYARIPRNSWSFNDMATDDAVANNENNAFFNMASGQWASDNNPLNQWTNAKAAIQYINLMIETAEKVTFTVNNPMLDRMFADRIIGEALGLRALFMYHLLQAHGGFADGQLLGVQIFTDSQNLNSQFNLPRITFEECMRQIYVDVERALELLPLDYENIATEADVPERYRAIGASRNDYNRVFGEDARQLMSGRIAMAVRAQAALMAASPAFSQGNSTTWEDAANYAGQVLALNGGVSGISPTGLTWYTNVAEINNLGGGVNQREILWRTSLGGPSSNLEAQHFPPTQFGSGLLNPTQNLVDAFPSIDGYPITHPNSSYDPANPYANRDPRFNHFIIRNGSTAGPNNQVINTTADGGTNDGINRVEVSTRTGYYMRKLLRQDVNLNPVSVNGQLHVMPRIRYTELYLIYAEAANEAWGPMATGSFGFSAYDVIKAIRQRAGIGLANGDAYLESIKNDKDAMRELIRNERRLELCFEGFRFWDLRRWNLNLTEPARGMRIQNNTYQEINVQNRVFGQHMVYGPVPLSELLKYSALRQNTGW
- a CDS encoding RagB/SusD family nutrient uptake outer membrane protein, whose amino-acid sequence is MKVLTTIKTKINPFLVAVLLVVSTSSCLDYLERTPESVISEEIAFLNFQNFQGFTEELYHCIPNFTTSYWTASWNWGEDEMVSSAGNFHVTFAFDRGNFWAWQVEHAGHGGQASWMDKWSANTNDNPHTKGLWPLAWYGIRKANLGLENLHRMTDATDEERALIEGQLLFFRGWFHFMLIQHVGGLPYIDRVLPGDQQLREARLNYHQSAEKVAADLRRAADLLPINWDNITAGRRTLGRNELRINKIMALAYLGKNLLYAASPLMNFESTGSRTYNTDFARRSAEAFGELLNLVESGQTQYALMPFDRWHSLFYTMGQNWALSGGTETIFRSLYWSGDQSNWGITKQYFPSIIVDGDATKFVPTANYINQNFGMANGLPLPTDITKADPESGYNPEFPFRGRDPRFYKTVVFDGVQVVQGSMPPNQEDNRYANLFTGGSYRGAVSGSPTGYLNRKFVPLTANAYDNAFAFGAALHLNVPYLRLADVYLMYAEAALMGHNSVQARSSNFNKSALEAVNVIRERAGMPGVLPKFQTSVDVFLNEIKRERAVELAFERHRFNDLRRWMQLIERPYTLKTSIEFTRAPESTLGGDPTNMRVLNFREEVLLERPLAERHYWLPLKVSDVTLYPEFRQNPGW
- a CDS encoding DUF5627 domain-containing protein; translated protein: MKKLIILLISIVCLSSCVNDEWQFPDFDFQSVYFAHQYPVRTITLGEDIFDTTLDNEQKFRIMATTGGVYNNRNNIRLEVAYDPSLAENLLFSQGGREVKVLPTEYFQMAEPVITIPRGSIIGGLEIQLTGAFFNDPEAIQNTYVFPLRIVSATNVDSVLRGRSPLPNPNRHVIGDWEAAPKDFVLYAVKYVNEWHGIYLRRGVDNIIGKPGNENLSRQVVRRERFVELDELKTLQTQSLTTLDFPLEIQDAGGVNQQINLRLTFNNQGNCTVTSTTPGVTATGSGQFVKRGEKRSWGNQDRDALYLQYELDMPTMSMSTRDTLVMRNRGVGLEFFNPVVR
- a CDS encoding SusC/RagA family TonB-linked outer membrane protein yields the protein MKYKHIIWLLVLMLMSSPILLLAQANQTIRIQASVKDTKGEPVPDVFILDEQEEVLGTTNAQGFFDIEVIPNSLVIFKLNGYETKVMRLSGQINDIILIPEWESRQVNTAYQVKDRSNLLGGISFVNIPELLEKNYFTWTLDNMEGFAPGFHGNIWGNNEYLLLVDGVPRDPGSVMPIEIEQITFLKGASAVALYGSRAAKGVIMVTTKRGSVGRQYINVRANTGVHVAREIPKYLGSAEYMTLFNEARVNDGLQPLFTQEEIFNHAAGTNPYRYPNLDFYSTDYLQKAFSRHDAILEIGGGSDKARYYTNLGMMSEGSFLNFGQATNNRNERFNVRGNVDMNFNNYISGFADAAVIIYNGKGVNTNYWQGAATIRPNRFSPLVPISMIEEDDEVSQNFIRNSSHVIGGQYLLGGTQLEQTNPIADIYAGGSNVFTSRQYQFNTGVNADLRNVLKGLTFNYRFGLDYQTSYTLAFNNQYAVYQPVWNNYAGKDLITSLTRFGQDASTRTQNISGNRFQQTLSMSAQLNYHTIIEKKHEISAMLVAGGFQTGVSQLYHRISNANLGIHLGYSFQNRFLAEFNGAIIHSARLPENNRQAFSPTGSLGWRISNEEFLKNSSIVNNLLLSVSGGIVHTDLDITDYYLYEQVFTQQGDGTVFYTWKDGLNNITTISRRGANPGMRFPKREEINFGIEGSFFNNKLFFSGSAFFSRMTGLLVQRSDIYPSYFTTGFPVSSFIPFENYNSDQRTGFDFNLNVNQQVGAVKLNVGLVGTYYATKALQRGENWLDEYQIRSGKPIDAIWGLRNAGFFGSTGEIASAPVQIFGEVAPGDIRYIDQNGDNRITPQDEVFLGRGGWFGAPLTTGLNITANWKNFTLFALGMWRSGAYAMRNSSYFWIAGDAKYSEVVRDRWTPQTAETATYPRLTTLNGANNFRNSDFWLYSTDRFDLSRVQITYRLPSDKLFASSFIRGMDVYINGVNLLTLGPNRKILTTNIGSAPQTHFFNLGLAAQF
- a CDS encoding endo-1,4-beta-xylanase; the encoded protein is MKKIFYSVGMIGVLGLASCADFGALDDFQVEKPLSIEIQEEINILPDLLTYLEEMNNPDFRLGVSLPMTDYTNQGVRFRLMNRNFNEFIPTSGMDHRSIVGTNGNLNLAPVQSLLELAGSKEMNVFGSPLIWHRNQNSGFLNGLLSPLIVNSPAFQNELNIGELSSGILNQWSFTSGVTFEPNQGMGTNTPGIKLVAGSTASSPEDLKFSSPTISIIPGKTYEVIAYIKSDLPGQGRFTFEGLSNNEPALAWDGTGTATEFFTTGISWREVRFRINDFTGDSFRFNLELGYLPGVTYYLDINNLYVYDLEGEPLINNLISNGDFENGIAWGGWGNNSVRGVTEDGLGVGNQGRAFFVTNPSRTGGFWEVQTLYQLAAPVNNGETYRLSFWVRGDAEGVIRPELQSPNFSSDGFGQVFVTTDWRFVTLTTTVSASDRNRFIISYGEFAGTVFIDQVVLSSASNSGGSTTIVEKTAFEKTSIISSQMQNWISQFVSQTRNSITVREVVSDPISESNPSQIRTGVGLTLGDGEFYWQDFLGKDYAVEAFKLARQHGNPSDILFISESGMESNLAKCQALIDYVAYIEQNGGKVDGIAAKIILNPNSNLENVAAMFRLLAATGKKIKISALEVRLNDTNPSLVALINQGQIYREVIDYYMTLVPANQRFGVTFSAPIDGTDAARAGLWTSSLNRKHAYAGVAQGLDR
- a CDS encoding endo-1,4-beta-xylanase produces the protein MKTFGLLKILTLSSLFLLFSFSFGERKYGNEELLLKSAFEGKFLFGAALNHRHINGTDKKGLELLRQHFNSIVAENVMKSGPLQPTEGNFNFTMADRFVELGMEGNYHMVGHTLIWHSQAPKWFFTDDEGNDVSPEVLTQRMKDHIYTVVGRYKGKINGWDVVNETILDDGSWRNSKFYQILGEDFVKLAFQFAHEADPDAELYYNDYSMANPGKREGVVKMVKNLQEQGVPIHGIGMQGHIGLDYPTVEEFEKSILAFSKLGVSVMITELDLTVLPAPRRDMGADLATNVEYQQYLNPFTEGLPEDVKRKFDQRYIEFFKLFLKHHDKISRVTLWGIQDGDSWKNGWPVRGRTDYPLLFNRDYTPKPVVNEIINMARAHQ